The Chryseobacterium sp. 52 genome includes a region encoding these proteins:
- a CDS encoding 7-carboxy-7-deazaguanine synthase QueE, protein MNKEEDILLKEGKMLPVMEHFYTLQGEGAHTGKASYFIRLGGCDVGCHWCDVKESWDPTLHPLMNAEEIAETAAKHCKTIVLTGGEPLMWNLDILTSKLKELGCTIHIETSGAYPMSGHIDWITLSPKKTGLPKEEIYQKASELKVIIFNQNDFTFAQEQAAKVSENCKLYMQSEWSKRDEMYPKITDFILAHPEWQASVQTHKYLNIP, encoded by the coding sequence ATGAACAAAGAAGAAGATATTTTATTAAAAGAAGGTAAAATGCTCCCTGTAATGGAGCATTTTTACACTCTTCAGGGGGAAGGAGCACACACCGGAAAAGCATCCTATTTCATCAGATTGGGAGGTTGCGACGTGGGGTGCCACTGGTGCGATGTAAAAGAAAGTTGGGATCCGACTTTACATCCATTAATGAATGCGGAAGAAATTGCAGAAACTGCTGCAAAACACTGTAAAACAATTGTCCTGACCGGCGGAGAGCCACTTATGTGGAATCTGGACATCCTGACATCCAAATTAAAGGAACTGGGATGCACTATTCATATTGAAACTTCAGGGGCTTATCCGATGAGCGGACATATCGACTGGATTACTCTTTCTCCGAAGAAAACAGGACTTCCAAAAGAAGAAATTTATCAGAAAGCGAGTGAACTTAAAGTAATCATTTTCAATCAGAATGACTTTACATTTGCTCAGGAGCAGGCAGCAAAAGTTTCTGAAAACTGTAAGCTGTATATGCAAAGTGAATGGAGCAAGCGGGATGAAATGTACCCAAAAATCACCGATTTTATTTTAGCCCATCCGGAATGGCAGGCTTCAGTACAGACTCATAAATACCTGAATATCCCATAA
- a CDS encoding bifunctional 5,10-methylenetetrahydrofolate dehydrogenase/5,10-methenyltetrahydrofolate cyclohydrolase — MAEILDGLKVSKEIKAEIKVEVDKILDSKKRAPHLVAILVGNNGASKAYVNSKVKDCEEVGFRSTLVKFPSTVSESELLEKIDELNKSKAVDGFIVQLPLPDQIDQEKIILAIDPRKDVDGFHPENFGKMALEMDTFLPATPFGILTLLERYNIETKGKDCVIIGRSKIVGRPMSILMGRKDFPGNSTVTLTHSYTKDIEEYTKKADIVITALGDPHFLKGDMIKDGAVIVDVGITRVDDDSPKGYYLAGDVDFDSCAAKASWITPVPGGVGPMTRAMLMKNTIIAYKTSVYND; from the coding sequence ATGGCAGAAATTCTTGACGGACTGAAAGTATCCAAAGAAATAAAAGCGGAAATCAAGGTTGAAGTGGACAAGATCCTTGACAGCAAGAAAAGAGCACCACACCTGGTCGCTATTCTTGTTGGAAACAACGGAGCGAGCAAAGCGTATGTAAACAGTAAAGTAAAAGACTGTGAGGAAGTAGGATTCCGCTCTACCCTTGTGAAATTTCCCAGTACAGTTTCTGAATCTGAATTATTGGAAAAGATTGACGAACTGAATAAATCTAAAGCGGTAGACGGTTTTATCGTTCAGCTTCCGTTACCAGATCAGATTGATCAGGAAAAAATCATTCTGGCTATTGATCCAAGAAAAGATGTCGATGGTTTCCATCCTGAAAATTTCGGAAAAATGGCTTTGGAAATGGACACTTTCCTGCCGGCTACTCCTTTCGGGATTTTAACGCTATTGGAAAGATATAATATTGAAACAAAAGGAAAAGACTGTGTCATCATCGGAAGAAGTAAAATCGTGGGAAGACCTATGAGCATCCTGATGGGAAGAAAAGATTTCCCGGGTAACTCTACCGTGACATTAACACACTCTTATACTAAAGATATCGAAGAATATACAAAAAAAGCCGACATCGTTATTACTGCATTAGGTGATCCTCATTTCTTAAAAGGAGATATGATCAAAGATGGCGCAGTAATTGTGGATGTGGGTATCACAAGAGTAGATGATGACTCTCCAAAAGGGTACTATCTTGCCGGTGACGTAGATTTTGACAGCTGTGCTGCGAAAGCAAGCTGGATTACACCCGTACCAGGAGGAGTAGGCCCAATGACCAGAGCCATGTTGATGAAAAACACCATCATCGCTTACAAAACTTCGGTCTATAACGACTAA